One genomic window of Octopus bimaculoides isolate UCB-OBI-ISO-001 chromosome 2, ASM119413v2, whole genome shotgun sequence includes the following:
- the LOC106870750 gene encoding uncharacterized protein LOC106870750, whose product MALNAIAKNLKVPEKSFAGRITQFFLKRDNRLVEEKAVEHCGIKADHYVLEVGFGPGIGLEAAYNKIKDGKGKLFGLDLSPYMLETASKLMNEGITNNQVELHLGSVMEMPFESNTFDRIFHCNCFYFWPDFDKCAQELYRVLKPNTFMITTADCKRLKASEEKGFLKYGNADIELYMDVLRKNKFENVTMETHGSENKQYQVISAFKGAKEE is encoded by the exons ATGGCTCTTAACGCAATCGCAAAAAACCTAAAAGTTCCAGAAAAATCATTTGCAGGAAGAATTACTCAG TTCTTTCTCAAAAGAGATAATAGACTTGTAGAAGAGAAAGCTGTTGAACATTGCGGTATTAAAGCTGACCATTATGTTCTTGAAGTTGGTTTTGGTCCTGGCATAGGTCTTGAAGCAGCATACAATAAAATCAAAG atgGCAAAGGTAAATTATTTGGTCTGGACTTATCACCTTACATGTTGGAAACTGCAAGCAAACTAATGAATGAAGGCATCACCAATAATCAAGTGGAATTGCATCTTGGAAGTGTTATGGAAATGCCATTTGAGTCGAATACCTTTGATCGGATTTTTCAttgcaattgtttttatttttggccAGATTTTGACAAATGTGCTCAAGAGTTATATCGTGTTTTAAAGCCTAACACATTTATGATAACAACAGCTGATTGTAAAAGGTTAAAAGCTTCTGAAGAAAAGGGTTTTCTGAAATATGGCAACGcagatatagaattatatatggATGTGCTTCGtaagaataaatttgaaaatgtaacaATGGAAACTCATGGTTCTGAAAACAAACAGTACCAGGTTATTTCTGCCTTCAAAGGAGCAAAAGAAGAATAA